The Theobroma cacao cultivar B97-61/B2 chromosome 1, Criollo_cocoa_genome_V2, whole genome shotgun sequence genome contains the following window.
GAATCCAAATTTCAGAACTTGTGCAGGATTCCCCAGCTACCAGAAATACAATGAAATATGTTAAAACCCTTCATAACATGTCAGGCAGAAAACTACCTTTGTATTCTGCAGATGCTGAATGTAGGGTGCTGGGCGCCATTTCCATCTGATTCTTAACTGCAGCCATTCGGTAATGGGCAGTATAGAGACGATCTATACCAGAATACCCCCTGCAAGTTCAGCATCAGATCTACAGACTGCAAGCTCATTAGAAGATCCAGGACAGGGTTTGCTTGGTCAGTTCTTTTCCAGGAACCAGCCTGCTGGCCACCAAGGAATATGGAGCGGTTCTGAGTTTGCAGCACCCCTCAGTGACAATAATTATCCAGTTCAGAACCTTCCCTGGTCTGACAACATTACAATCAACCTTGATCTGCTGCGAACTGAAATTTTCACACAGTTCAATGCAATAAACACAAAATCTATAAGtacccaaaagaaaaaaacaggAAGAACTGAACATTATAACTGCCATGTTGTCTTCAAAGAATATGTGCTCATGAAACATTTTCTAGATGGTGACAATCCTGGGGTGCTTGATATGGCCTTCCCATTAGGCTGAAGCTTTAAACACAACAACCCAGCATTTTCTACAGAACACTGAATTAGAAATCAAACACAGTAAAAACCATGAATATTACGGTACCAAATGATCTTCCTAGCACATGATCTAAGCATCTAAACTGAAACAGCTTTGTTTTAATGTTCCCAATCAGAACCACATACAGTCATAGCTTACCAGAGATTTCAAGTAAAAATATCAACTAATAAAGATGGCATCATCATATAGCCCAGAAAAAGTACATCCTAACAAATTTAAGGCCCATGCTCCAATATAGTatgtgtatgtgtgtgtgtgtgtgtgtgcttGCGTGTGCGCTGAGAGGCAAACAATAGCTGGTACAGCTGGCAATTAGATTGCAACATAGCAAAtcagataaatttaaaaaaatatagtaatGCATTTAAAACCTCctcaagccaaaaaaaaaaaattgtataatATCCCATTTCAAATATGAGCTAATCAAAATGGTTTATGCTTCAGAAAATATGGTTATTGCaagatttgaaatttatagagttaccaaATATATACAAACTCTACATTCCTGAATGCGAAAGCTTGCTATATATGCTTATACCATTTACTGTATATGCTATATACGCTTTCACCATTCACTCTATATTCTATATATGCTTTGATATTCTCTTGCACCCTTCTCAAAAGAATTTTAACCAAAGTAGAAAAAACATTTGAACATAAGGTAAGTAATGTGGTTAACCAAAAAAATGCTAAATAATGTCaaatataaagataattaGTTCTTTGGATCATGTAATTGGCATggtaaacacatttttattttaaagtccTATTAAGTGATATTAGTTGCACATCATATTGCTAGAAATGGATATCATTCACATGACAGAGATTAGACTCTAATCTGAGAACTTAATTTTTCTAGTTTCACCAGTATTTACACATATTGATGCAGACACAACagcaaagaagagaaaataaaaagcttGTTGAGTGATGACCCAGAGCAGTTTTTTCTTTAGAAGGaaaacacacacatatataaaGCATGGAGGTCAATCACAATAGTGTAACCCAGTCTTTAGGCTCCATCACTGATATTCTCCATGAAATTCCAGCCTATTCAGTCATTCACATCTTGTCATTAACAATAACACAAACAAATTGCTCGTACACTTCAAGTAGTAAAGGCAAACTTGGGAAAACTACTTGGTCAAATAAAGAATGTCAATATTTCATAAGACCATGGGCCTGATTATTTGGCTTGATTGCTTCCATACATGCAATCTGCTCTGCCAATTTGCCATGATCAGAAACACACATCTTTGCATAAAAAGTTGCTGCTGCATCCATTCACTCATACATTTCCAAGTTGGGGAGATAAACAGGCAAAATAATAATCCAACAGAGACTGACATTATTCTTAAATCTATTTGATAGTGATAAACTAACCACTTTTACTTTGTCAAATGCAATTTTCAAAGCAAGAGTTAACTCATTGATAAAAGATGTAACCCAATCACAAATGCACAGCTTCTGTGACGTAAATCTTGCTGATCAATCAAATGTGCCTTATAGAAATAATGGTAACGCATCTAGCCGACAATCTCTCAAACAGGAAAGACACACGAGAAAAAACATTTTGATTCATTTAACAATTGCGCTTCATCTCAAACCAACCAGGGGCCAGCGAACTAACTGTTTTTTATATCACTAGTTTGCTTTCCAATAGCATATCAAAATGAAAAGATACAATTTATGCAAGCCAATTATAAGGGTGTTTTCCAAACCATATGGCTTCCATGACACATATCACTCAACCATTTCAGCCTATTCATAGGCACACGTCAATATTTCCTTAAATGGCCAATGACACGTGTTTGTCACTCACGCTATCTAGAGATAGAACAGGAAAAAGGAGCAAAACTACTTACTTCATTAAATAATGACACTTTCCTAAACAAATTGAAGTCGCTAAACTAACCACTTTTGCTTGAACAAGTGTAAATTGAAGAAGTGTGAAAGAACATAGAGATTCCATTGATGCAAATCAATCATAAAAGTATGCTCCAACCATATGGATTCCATAAATTATATTCTTGTCCAGCATTTTGCATTGCCACTTAAAATACAGACCTCTTACGATAATGGACAGTATCTCAAGCATGCTCACGTGTTCAGTACTACTTAATCCGTTAATTACTAACACGTGCTCATAACTACTTAATTGTCAATTATTAACACATGCTCATAACTACTTAATCCTTTAACTACTGACACGTTTCTCAAATCAATCAATAGCCAGTAAACTAATCATTTAAGACAGAAACACAAGCACATCAAACACAAGTATGTATCCCAAACTTTTTGGATCAACAAACTGTTATTATGctctaaaattttaaaccagTTCCATGAACAACTAACAAGTACTGATAACCTAAGGATCCAAACGATCACCTGAAAAAACGACTTCCTTTTACATAAACTGAAACGGTTAAAACCCTATTTATGAAACTGATAAGTCATATTTACATCTGTGACTACTCATAACGAGATTTATAATATAACTGTCTCCCACCATCCTTTAACCTCGTCAAGGATTAGACAAAAAGGCACAAGAACAAGATACATTTGTTACCCTTTCATCTACAAGGTCATCTACAGCTGCAAAAAAAAGTTTAGCAGTCATCCTTATCCCCACCCTCCAAATTCACAGTTTTAGCAGCACCCCAATCTAACCCTGCAATCACCAAAATCAAACCTTTATTCAAAATCACTCGGCCATGTAATTAAAAAGATCAAACTTTCGAAATAGCCAAAACATCAGACCTTCGCAGGAGCGTCCGAGACCCTGTAGCAATCAGGCGTTATCGAAGATAACCACAACCCTGGAAACACGCACTGTAAAAAGATTTAAAGAGAattaggaaaaagaaaatccaaaTTTCGAAAGATAAACAATGAAGGAATTTGGAAGCTTACATCGAGTTGTTTCTGAACATTCTTGGCTCGCTTCTTTGGCCTTCTTGAGGGCTTTGACCCGGTCATAGCAAAGatatcatcatcaatttcTTCTCTAGAAAGCGAAATAGagaacttctttttcttctccttcttctcaGCCGCTTTCGGCTCGGTCACATTCCTTGACCGGGTCGATTCCGGCCTATGAATTTTGTTCTCGTGCGCCGAAGCTCCGATCCTCGGTGCGGCTCCATTCTGATTACGAGGCTTAGTAATCGGCTTCCTCGGTCTCAGATTCCACGTCTTGGGAACCAATTCTTCAACGTATTCAGCATCCAAGTTCTGATCTCCTGCATCCGCAACCTCATCAGCAGGCTTCTGATTCTTCGTTCGGAAACGTATATAGATCTTTGATCTACCGTCCGATGGAGTAGCTTTCTTCTCGGAGTTATTATCAACCAAAACGTCAGAACCGTTGATAACTTTCTTCTCCGATTTTTCACTCCTATGATCAGCAGAAGAACCGGAAGAAGCTCCGTTCTTAGGAGCAGCTTCGCGCACTGGATTCCCCTTCCGATTGTCATCGGAGTCAGAATCAGAATCCCCGCGTTGAGGAGATTTGTGAGAGGACTCAGAGAGTTTGCGAAGGCGGTGGTTGTTGGAGTGGTTCATGGCCCATTTAAGGTCATGTAATTGGAAGTTATGAAGAGGATGAGATTTCAAGGTCGACGAAGAAGCCATGACGGTTTCGGGTTCCCTCTTGTTTAAGTTCTTTCTTCCTTCTGAGATCGAATGAAACACCATTGATCGGTAGAACAGAGAAAACAAATTGTTCTCCCCGTTCCTTCAATGGGAACCAAAAACCAAAGCCAAACAAAAACTGGGTACTTGCTTCTCTAGTTAAGGGATAGAGAGGAATCTAAACCCATGAGAGTGAGCAAAGACAAatgacagagagagagagggagagagagagaattggAAGAAGACCAAAGTGAGGGTGTTTTTGCTATTGAGTTTCTTatgaagagaagagaagaaaaatagcAGTTATGATACTCTTGAACTCAGaatggaaggaaacaaaagcttttctctttttttcatgACGGTTTTGCCCTTGGTTCTTTCGTTTTATTTCCTTTATGACAGTTTTTGAAACCTCGGTCCGGTCCCGGGTGCTGCTGTTCTGTTTTTTCACTGTTTTCTTCTAGCTTAAACTGCTTGCCACACTTTCTTTAGGACGTGTTTGGATTCAAGGGGTACTAAACTACTCACAACTCTCACCTATTtcacataaataaaaaattatatgaattttaaccttaaatttttaagttaaaaatgtGAATTCATGACACAATCACTtgtttattcaaattcaaCTTTTTTATAACTTAATCTAATAAACATTACTCGATCAATACGagatcaaaaaattaaatcacaaaAGACACATTAATATATGCATGATTTAGATTCGTTTAATCGAGTCTTAATTCCAATGTTATAGGTTTTGTTATCCAACGGCTTGACGGTTAAATTCGTTATCCCTACACGAGATCGTTAAAGCGTTCTTAAAATTTAAGCagagtttttaaattttaattattgaaatatttgattgaaaataagaaacaacaaaaaagaaatttggggTTAAGTTGTACCTTGCTGCATTgatacataaaagaaaaagaggataAAGACAAAATGGTAGAATGAATGGTTAGACTTCTAATTTGGCatcatgttttattttttattttttttggtatcCAGTTCATGTTGATATAAATGGCCATTATTGTCATCATATATTAAGAATCTAGCCCTCATTAGGTCCATGTAATTATTGACTGTGGGCTGTTTGTGAAAAATTGTGTGCCCCATGTGACTTTCAACCTTAGGAAAAATACCCTTTTTCCAACCCTAATTAGCATTCAAGAGacccattttttttaattactagaacctaaaaagggtaatttaatttaaatgattgaataattgaaaaagaaaatttaaaattacttaaattatgctttatctaaaaaatggaaaatgttGTGTTTTCtccatatataaaaaaaagggaaatttaCCAAACTGTGGATAGAATTAAATGTAATCAAAGAGGGATCTTAAAAGTGGACACGTGTGCATCATGCAATACATCATTATGCAAATGTTGAGTAGGTGCACCTTGGTATTTATGTGGCTTGTGTTTTAATGACCCATTtccctcttcttttttttttttggctttagCAAATCAATACATTTGTTTGTTTGCAGTTCTTTGAAACCTCTAACCTATCTTCATAATCTtcaaattaaagttaattatataagaTTAGCATTATCAACTTCaatattctaataattttgtcgattgaaattaataatttaattttttacgaGCACAAAAATTGCAAGATGTCATGTGAAAAAATTTATcgagaaaaaatatatataacaataCGAATCTAAAAGATTAAGGCAACAGGAAAAATTATGGCAAGATATTTGCTTTTCCCATTCAAAGTTATGTACAATCAATCAAGCATGTCATGGCATATTAAATTGGGAAAGTCTTGTCCTTGGGAAGGAATGCAAGGGAAATAAGATAACAACCTGTGTTCATAAAAAAAGacttgaaaaaagaaataaaaatcagaATCACATCACCTTAAATGACAATGCATGCatgatttattattagatTTGTACAACTTTATGCTTGTCTGCTGAATCAGCTTGCCTTTCTTAGCTCATATTGAAGCAGCAGTGGCAAAACCATGTACCTTGATCTTCTTCCAGGAAGCAAGAATATTGACTAAAGTAGAAAAGACATGGGAGATGCtatgaattttgaaagaaaaaatcctCCTAGTCAAATCTAAAGTAAGGTGTATGCTGCATATTCCATTTTTAATGTCTTCcttattaattcttttgtaGTAGGTAATGATTACTAGCTTTTAGCTCAAATGGTGAAATAAATACTGCTTAATTGCTCTccaaattacatttttaagtTCACATAAGAATATCTTCTTTCGCGCGATTAAGATATCATTAACACAATGTAAAAGTCTATATCGAGTTAACAtatgttaatatattaaattataataattcgAATTCAACTATTACTAATTCAGAAACTTTTCAGACTGAAATaatgtaatatttaaaaacttaaacgTAAGTTATTAGCAGTAATTGGCTTAACGATCACAAGTGAGATGAGTAATCATAGTCTGAACAAGGGCTTGAACGGAAGCTTCAAAGCTAAAAACGTTCACTCGTTTGGGCAAAAGGACGAAAATGATAGGATTGGACACAAGGAATGTTTACAAGGAGAGGGGGGGACAGCCATTTTATCCCCATTATTGGGAGAAAACTGAAGCAGCTACCACCCATCTGCACACAGACAAAGCCATCCGCTTCACGAACGTGAGCCTCTGTTGCAATGATGCTGGCCTCTTACAATCTAAGTAGGGTATAGACAGTTAACAAGGTTTTCTTGTTCATGAATAGGGGCAAATATTTTGCACTAGATTTTGGTTTAGGACCTTAGAAAATAGCGGCCTCACCAAGAacattaaaaggaaaaacaaaatcctGAATGCATCTCTTATTTCCATCAGGGGGACCAAGTGATTTTGAACACATAAACCTGGAATCTTCAGTAGAATAAAAACAACCCGATAATATGTAAAATAGGACAAATTGTTATGTAGGTATTCTCCACAATCAATGGCCGGTCATCCATAAACTTGAAGAACAGGACAGAACCAGCAGACAGCCTGGTTGCTTCAGTTCTGGCAATGCCCTTTCATTCATCCGAACTTTTTGAACATTACGACAGATTCAACTCTTGCACTTAGTTTGATTACCTTGTCAAGCATCCTTGGTGTCAAAAGGAAGCCATTTACAATCTACATTGGACTGATCACAATTGGCAAATGCACTATAACCAAGAAAATCGATTATTGCCTAATTGgtatgattttaaagatgaACACTCATAGAGGTTCTTACACATCGTCCCAATGAATTGACTAATTCAACCATTTCaagataaatataaattcacaACAGAGGTAAACCACAAATACAAAGTCCTGCAGTTGAAATATGAATGTTACAAAGGGCAAATGCCTAGAAATGGTTAATAAGCACACCCTTCCCTTGACTCGTTTCCTCATAACTCTTTCCATCAATACATTGTGTGTGATATGCAGAGGTAAGGTTGATCACGAATGAGTAAATCTATACACCATCTTAATCGTTGCAAGATATGAACTGAGAAGAAAGACATCTATCTCACTTAGAGATTTGATATCAATCCAAAAATCATTTGTCAAAAGCCATACCTAGACAATTTACAATGGTCTTAGCTACTATCACTGGGTTTTCTGCAGGAGAAATTCTCAAACCATTGTTTTGGAGCATCTGGATGAATTCCATAAAGACGGGCTACAAAACTCTTTTCACTAGTTGCAACCATGCTTGCAATGGAGTAGTTTTTAGTACACAAACCTTTCTCCGTAAGCCACTTGTGAAATCTGTACCTGGGCTTAATCCGGTACTCTAAGTTAAAACACAGAAAGGCTGGGAATATATTAAGGTAGTCCAAAGAAACACCCATTTCATGGCTAAGGAAATTCACCTTCTGCTCTAGAGTTTCTGGGCTCTGGTTTAGAACTTTTGGTGTCATCTGTATCATCTTACAAAGTTTTGAGAATTCAATCCCTGTACCAAGAAGACAATCAAATCTTTCTTGCAACTCACAACTAGTACCATGTACATGAGCTAAAACCTTCACGGTCAAAGAATTCTCTCCAAACCCAATTCCATGCAAAAAACTCAACTTACTCATTGTATGGATAGGAGTTCTTGAAAACTGAATCCTCTCCAAACAATCTCTGAAATCGTCATCCAAGTCTTCACCAGGATGACTAATGGCATAATTAGCAAGCAATTTATGATTTCCATCCCTAATCCTATTAAAGAACCACTCATGTAGCCTTAATGCTCTCATCATATGAGGTAAATTACCCATTTTATTTCTCCCCAAAACATAGGGGTACTCTTGAGCAATGGCATTCCTTTCCTCTGTACTCAATCCAAAATGTTTCAATAATCCCATTACTGAAATCACTGgtgtttccaaatcaaaatccaaaatcTCCGGCCTTTGAAGAATCAACAAACCAACATCTTCCTTCCTAACAGAAAATCGACAAAAATACTCAACCTTCTGGACCATAACCTGCTCTGGATACAGAAGAAAAAGATTCTTACTTCTACCCATCAGTTCCCCTGTCTTCCCTTTCTCAAATCCCAGATCATAAAACACCCTCATTTTCCTACAAATCTCATACCATGCGTCTACATTTGCCTCAACACAACTTCCCAAATCAAATTCTACAAAAACCTTTTTCAAATCATCCAATAAACCACCAACTTCCCCATCCAATTCACCATCCCCACGCAACACATAAGGAAAAGCCAAGCAAACACCAATAACAGAAATATTACTAAAGCCACATTCTTTGATCCTAAAAAGATTAGCTTTCAACTCCCTAGAACTTATCCTAAAAATCGAAACTTCCTCTTTATAAAGCTTACCCAACTTGTTCCAAGGAAACCCAAATCCGGAAAGCGCACAAGCTGCATCAAGGACCCTCTCATCTTCCGAAAAAAAGAACTTCTTGGCAGGTAAAAAGCCACTGACTTCCTTATAATCAATGCCTATACTTTCAAAGAAAAACTCAAATTCGTTGATGGGATGGTACCTGAGGAATTTGAGAACGTTCCTGGTGAAACTCGTCGGAGAGAAGTCGATGTCGGAGATGAGACcggagagagaaaagagagagttTTTAGCAATGTGTTCGGCGTAGACGAAAGGGACGTATCTGGTGCCGTGGAGGTAATCTGTAAGAGCCTGTTGCGCGTCTTGGATGGCTTGGGGTCGATACTTGGAAGGGATTTTCGTAAGGCTAGGGAGTTTGGGTAGTGTAGAAAAGTGGCGGGACAGATGTGAGTAGAGAAATTTGCTGAAAAGGTGCATCGTCGGCTGAAATGGTTTAGGGTTTATGGAGTTTCCATTATCGCAGGTGGAGTGTCTTCAGCGACCGCGTCCGTCTTCGTCTTGTCTTTGAGGACGCCCGAACTTGACCCAAATAGGATATGGGCTCTCGATCCTTTTGGTTTCCTCTCACTTTTACTTCAGGGGTATAGAAGTAAATCCCCACTTTGAAACAATAAAATCCCTTGACTTCCAAGTTTCGTGTCTGTCTCTCCTCTTTCATTTCCTTCTCTGGTTTTACCGAACCACCAGCGATGGTTCAAACAAGCGAATTTCCCATAAACCCCCAAATGCCACCAGCCGCCCCGATCCAATCTCAACCTCCACCGCCAGGCCAACCGCAACCTCAACCGCAAACGGACCTTTTCCGCACCGCCAAGCGCCGTCGCGAGGAAGAAGACCCCGCGGAGGCAGGGGATACCGGAGAATCGGCTTCGAAACGGCAGGCGAAATCCCAGGACGTCATTTTCCGTATCGTGGTCCCCTCAAGGCAGATCGGTAAAGTCATCGGCAAAGCAGGCCATAGAATCCAGAAGATTCGTGAAGACACCAAAGCCACCATCAAGATTGCCGATGCCATCGTCGTAAGTTGAGATTA
Protein-coding sequences here:
- the LOC18614448 gene encoding uncharacterized protein LOC18614448 produces the protein MVFHSISEGRKNLNKREPETVMASSSTLKSHPLHNFQLHDLKWAMNHSNNHRLRKLSESSHKSPQRGDSDSDSDDNRKGNPVREAAPKNGASSGSSADHRSEKSEKKVINGSDVLVDNNSEKKATPSDGRSKIYIRFRTKNQKPADEVADAGDQNLDAEYVEELVPKTWNLRPRKPITKPRNQNGAAPRIGASAHENKIHRPESTRSRNVTEPKAAEKKEKKKKFSISLSREEIDDDIFAMTGSKPSRRPKKRAKNVQKQLDCVFPGLWLSSITPDCYRVSDAPAKG
- the LOC18614449 gene encoding transcription termination factor MTEF18, mitochondrial, with the translated sequence MHLFSKFLYSHLSRHFSTLPKLPSLTKIPSKYRPQAIQDAQQALTDYLHGTRYVPFVYAEHIAKNSLFSLSGLISDIDFSPTSFTRNVLKFLRYHPINEFEFFFESIGIDYKEVSGFLPAKKFFFSEDERVLDAACALSGFGFPWNKLGKLYKEEVSIFRISSRELKANLFRIKECGFSNISVIGVCLAFPYVLRGDGELDGEVGGLLDDLKKVFVEFDLGSCVEANVDAWYEICRKMRVFYDLGFEKGKTGELMGRSKNLFLLYPEQVMVQKVEYFCRFSVRKEDVGLLILQRPEILDFDLETPVISVMGLLKHFGLSTEERNAIAQEYPYVLGRNKMGNLPHMMRALRLHEWFFNRIRDGNHKLLANYAISHPGEDLDDDFRDCLERIQFSRTPIHTMSKLSFLHGIGFGENSLTVKVLAHVHGTSCELQERFDCLLGTGIEFSKLCKMIQMTPKVLNQSPETLEQKVNFLSHEMGVSLDYLNIFPAFLCFNLEYRIKPRYRFHKWLTEKGLCTKNYSIASMVATSEKSFVARLYGIHPDAPKQWFENFSCRKPSDSS